A window of Halococcus agarilyticus contains these coding sequences:
- a CDS encoding extracellular solute-binding protein, giving the protein MSGSNNGVVSTSEQRSPGSCSRRAFLGGVGAVGLAGAAGCVGSGRESGVDGDDGDGDTGPVTILAAGSLQNALANGLEPTLDVPVRIESHGSATVARLIDEGKRDPDIVSVADTALFDEPLSPPWYSTFTSNAVVIAYNPETEGGKRLANAGKERWYEPLVNGDVRLGRTDPDHDPLGYRALFVLELASRYYDGASNLGGKILKRNQIYPETALISGFETGAIDAAIAYRSMAVERDYEYVALPDRIDLSEPAHEEEWYSTVSYSLPTGHEIAGGPISYGSTVRRTSDAALSVFAAQSTGTYLDDHGFVRREGFPTYDGNVPQRVKRTTDRAKESQSPSRQNGRLADRSSAVADRGPV; this is encoded by the coding sequence ATGTCCGGATCGAATAACGGTGTTGTGTCCACGTCGGAACAACGCTCGCCGGGGTCGTGTTCGCGGCGGGCGTTCCTCGGGGGCGTTGGAGCAGTAGGGCTCGCAGGGGCGGCCGGCTGCGTGGGCAGCGGCCGCGAGAGCGGTGTCGACGGCGACGACGGCGATGGCGACACCGGGCCGGTCACGATCCTCGCGGCGGGGAGCCTCCAGAACGCCCTGGCGAACGGGCTCGAACCTACCCTCGATGTCCCAGTGCGGATCGAGTCCCACGGGTCGGCGACCGTCGCCCGACTGATCGACGAGGGCAAGCGCGACCCGGACATCGTGAGCGTCGCCGACACGGCGCTGTTCGACGAACCGCTCTCGCCGCCGTGGTATTCGACGTTTACGAGCAACGCCGTCGTGATCGCGTACAATCCGGAGACGGAGGGCGGCAAACGTCTCGCCAACGCAGGAAAAGAGCGCTGGTACGAGCCGCTCGTGAACGGCGACGTCAGGCTCGGACGAACCGACCCGGACCACGACCCGCTCGGCTATCGGGCGCTGTTTGTGCTCGAACTCGCCTCGCGGTACTACGACGGCGCGTCGAACCTCGGGGGGAAGATCCTGAAGCGAAACCAGATCTACCCCGAGACGGCGCTGATCAGCGGGTTCGAGACCGGCGCGATCGACGCCGCGATCGCCTACCGGAGCATGGCGGTCGAGCGCGACTACGAGTACGTGGCCCTGCCCGATCGGATCGACCTCAGCGAGCCAGCCCACGAGGAGGAGTGGTACTCGACCGTTTCGTACTCGCTGCCGACTGGCCACGAGATCGCGGGCGGACCAATCAGCTACGGCTCGACGGTGCGCAGGACGAGCGACGCTGCGCTGTCGGTGTTCGCCGCACAGAGTACGGGAACGTATCTCGACGACCACGGGTTCGTCCGCCGCGAGGGGTTCCCGACCTACGATGGGAACGTCCCGCAGCGCGTAAAACGGACGACCGACCGGGCAAAGGAGAGCCAGTCGCCGTCACGGCAGAACGGTCGTCTCGCGGACCGATCGTCGGCGGTCGCCGACAGGGGACCGGTCTGA
- a CDS encoding TOBE domain-containing protein: protein MDAGFEARLRADGVSFEARDAALLRAVDEHHSLNAAADALERSFSRAHARITALEEEFGPLVERQRGGVGGGGSELTDDARDLLARFERLRAAYAGTASVAETVLDGRITERDGELATVETAAGTVRALAPEAAERVEVTLRADAVTLHVPDDVPASGEMSARNRLRGEAVDLVPGETIVRVGVDVGADAPLTVLVTHDALGALDLAVGDPVVASFKATATRATAAERADE from the coding sequence ATGGACGCGGGATTCGAGGCGCGCCTCCGGGCCGACGGCGTGTCGTTCGAGGCGCGGGATGCGGCACTGTTGCGCGCCGTCGACGAGCATCACTCGCTCAACGCCGCTGCAGACGCGCTCGAACGGTCGTTCTCGCGGGCGCACGCCCGGATCACGGCCCTGGAGGAGGAGTTCGGCCCGCTCGTCGAGCGCCAGCGCGGCGGGGTCGGCGGCGGCGGCAGCGAACTCACCGACGACGCCCGCGACCTGCTCGCGCGGTTCGAACGTCTCCGAGCGGCGTACGCCGGTACCGCCAGCGTCGCGGAGACGGTTCTCGACGGGCGGATCACGGAACGCGACGGCGAGCTGGCGACCGTCGAGACCGCCGCCGGAACGGTGCGCGCGCTCGCCCCCGAGGCCGCAGAGCGGGTCGAAGTGACCCTCCGGGCCGACGCGGTCACGCTCCACGTACCCGACGACGTACCGGCGTCGGGCGAGATGAGCGCACGCAATCGGCTCCGTGGCGAAGCCGTCGATCTCGTCCCTGGCGAGACGATCGTTCGCGTCGGCGTCGACGTCGGTGCCGACGCCCCGCTCACGGTGCTCGTGACACACGACGCCCTCGGGGCGCTCGATCTCGCGGTCGGCGACCCGGTCGTGGCGTCGTTCAAGGCGACCGCGACACGCGCGACGGCTGCGGAACGCGCCGACGAGTAG
- a CDS encoding pyruvoyl-dependent arginine decarboxylase: MSTIRIVAGTGRGPTAMASYDTALADAGVHNYNLVSVSSMIPAGSDIERHDTASDLGPVGERLTVVEARATVEARAGDGAASVTGSAAADDVEPADAAVATAGLGWSVTEAGRGIFYEASGVDPASVRETVTAGLAAGRDLREWSFDDEAIVIETADRIADENGSGRFVTAIVLAVYGESEPIL; the protein is encoded by the coding sequence ATGAGCACCATCAGAATCGTCGCCGGCACGGGTCGGGGCCCGACGGCGATGGCGTCGTACGACACGGCGCTCGCCGACGCGGGCGTTCACAACTACAACCTCGTCTCGGTCTCCTCGATGATCCCCGCCGGTAGCGACATCGAACGCCACGATACCGCGTCCGATCTCGGTCCGGTCGGTGAGCGTCTCACCGTGGTCGAGGCGCGTGCCACGGTCGAAGCGCGCGCCGGTGATGGAGCGGCCAGCGTGACGGGCAGCGCCGCGGCCGACGACGTGGAGCCGGCGGACGCGGCCGTGGCCACTGCCGGACTCGGCTGGTCGGTCACGGAGGCGGGTCGCGGGATCTTCTACGAGGCATCGGGTGTCGATCCGGCGAGCGTCCGTGAGACGGTCACAGCGGGGTTGGCGGCGGGTCGGGATCTCCGCGAGTGGTCGTTCGACGACGAGGCAATCGTGATCGAAACCGCCGACAGGATAGCCGACGAGAACGGTTCGGGACGGTTCGTGACGGCGATCGTGCTCGCGGTCTACGGCGAGAGCGAGCCGATCCTGTAG
- a CDS encoding molybdate ABC transporter permease subunit: MATRSDRSRTAIGGFDWLTVALVLGGVLCLYYLAPLVSLFLSVPETALLDALSDPAVVSAATTSLLSASISTTLATVFGLPLAYWLARSEARWKSGVLAVVILPLVLPPTVSGIVLLTVVGPNAPIGAFAITAGMPLTRSLAGVVLAQTFVASPFVVVTGKAAFEGVDRTLEHASRSLGKGRWTTARRVTLPLAAPGVLAGVTLAFARAMGEFGATVMVAYYPQTMPVAVWDAFLEGGLDSAYPVAIVLVAVSIAALVVLNTVASNPWE; the protein is encoded by the coding sequence ATGGCGACGCGCTCCGATCGATCTCGCACGGCGATCGGGGGTTTCGACTGGCTCACGGTGGCGCTGGTGCTCGGCGGCGTGCTGTGTCTCTACTACCTCGCGCCGCTGGTGTCGCTGTTCCTCTCGGTTCCCGAGACGGCGCTCCTCGACGCGCTTTCCGACCCGGCGGTCGTGAGCGCGGCGACCACCTCGCTGCTGTCGGCGTCGATCAGCACGACCCTCGCCACGGTGTTCGGGCTGCCGCTCGCGTACTGGCTCGCGCGGAGCGAGGCGCGCTGGAAGAGTGGGGTTCTCGCGGTCGTGATCCTGCCGCTGGTGTTGCCGCCGACGGTGAGCGGGATCGTGTTGCTCACCGTTGTCGGGCCGAACGCGCCGATCGGTGCGTTCGCCATCACCGCGGGAATGCCGCTCACGCGGTCGCTCGCTGGGGTGGTGCTCGCCCAAACCTTCGTCGCTTCTCCGTTCGTGGTCGTCACCGGCAAGGCGGCCTTCGAGGGCGTCGATCGAACCCTCGAACACGCCTCGCGGTCGCTCGGGAAGGGACGGTGGACGACCGCGCGCCGGGTGACGCTCCCGCTCGCCGCGCCCGGTGTTCTCGCCGGCGTGACGCTCGCGTTCGCGCGGGCGATGGGGGAGTTCGGCGCGACCGTGATGGTGGCGTACTACCCACAGACGATGCCGGTCGCGGTCTGGGACGCGTTCCTCGAAGGGGGGCTCGACAGCGCCTACCCCGTGGCGATCGTACTCGTCGCCGTCTCGATCGCCGCGCTCGTGGTGCTCAACACCGTCGCGTCGAACCCGTGGGAGTGA
- the pan2 gene encoding proteasome-activating nucleotidase Pan2: MSHSPSLPDRPRLDLDPELSDDERVAALDEHLAEIAQVHDELAERLDEAEARHEELESEAGRLQRENETLKTSSLYVATVEELTDEGAIVRQHGNNQEVLTEISPTLEEEVDNGDRVAVNDSFSVQQTLSSETDARAQAMQVETRPEVSYGDIGGIDDQIREVREAVELPLLDPERFDTVGIEPPTGVLLHGPPGTGKTMLAKAVANGTDATFIKMAGSELVRKFIGEGARLVRDLFELANEHEPAVIFIDELDAVAAKRTDSKTSGDAEVQRTMMQLLNEMDGFDERGDVSIIAATNRFDMLDPAILRPGRFDRLIEVPEPDAEGREQIFQIHTRGTTLADDVDFAELAELTAGRSGAEIESLATEAGMFAIREERTEVEMDDFEAALEKVTDEDTAAEPIAFH; this comes from the coding sequence ATGTCCCACAGCCCCTCCCTCCCCGACCGGCCCCGGCTCGATCTCGACCCCGAGCTCTCGGACGACGAGCGGGTGGCGGCGCTCGACGAGCATCTGGCGGAGATCGCGCAGGTCCACGACGAGCTCGCCGAACGCCTCGACGAGGCCGAGGCGCGCCACGAGGAACTCGAGAGCGAGGCGGGACGGCTCCAGCGGGAGAACGAGACGCTCAAGACTTCCTCGCTGTACGTCGCCACGGTCGAGGAGCTGACCGACGAGGGCGCGATCGTGCGCCAGCACGGCAACAACCAGGAGGTGCTGACCGAGATCTCGCCGACGCTCGAAGAGGAGGTCGACAACGGCGATCGGGTTGCCGTCAACGACTCCTTCAGCGTCCAGCAGACCCTCTCAAGCGAGACCGACGCGCGCGCCCAGGCGATGCAGGTCGAGACCCGCCCGGAAGTGAGCTACGGCGACATCGGCGGGATCGACGACCAGATCCGCGAGGTGCGCGAGGCCGTCGAGCTCCCGCTGCTCGACCCCGAACGGTTCGATACGGTGGGGATCGAGCCGCCGACGGGCGTGTTGCTCCACGGTCCGCCCGGAACGGGCAAGACGATGCTCGCGAAGGCAGTCGCCAATGGAACGGACGCGACGTTCATCAAGATGGCGGGCTCCGAACTCGTCCGGAAGTTCATCGGCGAGGGAGCGCGCCTCGTTCGCGATCTGTTCGAACTCGCGAACGAACACGAGCCCGCGGTGATCTTCATCGACGAGCTCGACGCGGTCGCCGCCAAACGCACCGACTCCAAAACGTCGGGCGACGCCGAGGTCCAGCGCACGATGATGCAGCTGCTGAACGAGATGGACGGGTTCGACGAGCGCGGCGACGTCTCGATCATCGCCGCGACGAACCGCTTCGACATGCTCGATCCCGCCATCCTCCGCCCCGGGCGGTTCGACCGGCTCATCGAGGTCCCCGAGCCCGACGCGGAGGGTCGCGAGCAGATCTTCCAGATCCACACCCGCGGGACGACCCTCGCCGACGACGTCGACTTCGCCGAACTCGCCGAACTGACCGCGGGACGAAGCGGCGCGGAGATCGAAAGTCTCGCGACCGAGGCCGGGATGTTCGCGATCCGCGAGGAGCGCACCGAGGTCGAGATGGACGACTTCGAGGCGGCCCTAGAGAAGGTCACGGACGAGGACACCGCGGCCGAGCCGATCGCGTTCCACTGA
- the pepF gene encoding oligoendopeptidase F, which translates to MSSVPERGEIETEYTWDLDDLFASDEAWEDAFDAIEARLDDLAAYEGRTTESAATLLATLETREELMREVANVATYAKLRSDEDTADQHYQALASRASTLATDARSAASFIEPELQNCTREELDAMIEEESELATYEHYFDDVLRMKPHTRSAEIEELLADLSEVTGGASEVYSLLTNADMDFPAVEDADGEPVEISLSNFTTLQKRPDRDFRREVYEQFYDEWTGVRNAVGTAHHNSVKADVKLAEARNYDTAREASLDGANIPVSVYDTLIDTVHENLDLLQRHADLKGEALGVDELQMWDVYMPLADDESPEVPYEEAEEHVIEAVAPLGDDYQNRLAEGLDSRWVDVYESVGKQSGAYSGGTYDSQPYILMNYQDDIDSMYTLAHELGHSLHTQLASETQPYVYGGYEIFVAEVASTVNEALLTNHLLDTVEDDTFRRHVLNEYLERFRSTLFRQTMFAEFEKETHRLVEDGEALTPDRLDDLYRGLKEEYYATSAVDDRIAREWMRIPHFYRSFYVYQYATGISAAVALAEGIQEEGEAAAKPYREFLESGSHGYPIDLLREAGVDMTTADPIESALAAYDASLAEFERLA; encoded by the coding sequence ATGAGTTCGGTTCCCGAACGCGGCGAGATCGAGACCGAGTACACGTGGGATCTCGACGACCTCTTCGCCTCGGACGAGGCGTGGGAGGACGCCTTCGACGCGATCGAGGCGCGCCTCGACGATCTCGCGGCCTACGAGGGCCGGACGACCGAGAGCGCCGCGACCCTGCTCGCGACCCTCGAAACCCGCGAGGAGCTCATGCGCGAGGTCGCGAACGTCGCCACCTACGCCAAGCTCCGCAGCGACGAGGACACCGCCGACCAGCACTATCAGGCGCTCGCCTCGCGGGCGAGTACACTTGCCACCGACGCACGGAGCGCAGCGAGTTTCATCGAACCCGAACTCCAGAACTGCACACGCGAGGAGCTCGATGCGATGATCGAGGAAGAATCCGAACTCGCGACCTACGAGCACTACTTCGACGACGTGCTCCGGATGAAACCCCATACCCGCTCGGCCGAGATCGAGGAGCTCCTCGCGGATCTCAGCGAGGTCACGGGCGGGGCGAGCGAGGTCTACAGCCTCCTGACGAACGCCGACATGGATTTCCCCGCGGTCGAGGATGCAGACGGTGAGCCGGTCGAGATCTCGCTGAGCAACTTCACCACTCTCCAGAAACGCCCCGACCGCGACTTCCGCCGGGAGGTCTACGAGCAGTTCTACGACGAGTGGACCGGGGTCCGCAACGCAGTGGGGACGGCCCACCACAACAGCGTGAAAGCGGACGTCAAGCTCGCCGAGGCCCGCAACTACGACACCGCACGCGAGGCGTCGCTCGACGGCGCGAACATCCCGGTCTCGGTGTACGACACCCTGATCGACACAGTACATGAAAATCTCGATCTGTTGCAGCGCCACGCGGATCTCAAAGGAGAGGCGCTCGGTGTCGACGAGCTTCAAATGTGGGACGTTTACATGCCGCTGGCCGACGACGAGAGTCCCGAAGTGCCCTACGAGGAGGCCGAAGAACACGTCATCGAGGCGGTCGCGCCGCTCGGCGACGACTATCAGAACCGGCTCGCGGAGGGGCTCGATTCCCGGTGGGTCGACGTCTACGAGAGCGTCGGCAAGCAGTCGGGAGCCTACTCCGGCGGCACGTACGACTCCCAGCCGTACATCCTGATGAACTACCAGGACGACATCGACTCGATGTACACGCTGGCCCACGAACTCGGCCACTCGCTGCACACCCAGCTCGCCAGCGAGACCCAGCCCTATGTGTATGGAGGCTACGAGATTTTCGTCGCCGAGGTCGCCTCCACGGTCAACGAGGCGCTCCTGACGAACCACCTGCTCGACACCGTCGAGGACGACACCTTCCGCCGGCACGTGCTGAACGAGTACCTCGAACGCTTCCGGTCGACGCTCTTTCGCCAGACGATGTTCGCGGAGTTCGAGAAGGAGACCCACCGGCTCGTGGAGGACGGCGAGGCGCTCACGCCGGATCGACTCGACGACCTCTATCGCGGGCTGAAGGAGGAGTACTACGCGACGAGTGCGGTCGACGACCGGATCGCCCGCGAGTGGATGCGGATCCCCCACTTCTATCGGTCGTTCTACGTCTACCAGTACGCGACCGGGATCTCGGCGGCGGTCGCGCTCGCCGAGGGCATTCAGGAGGAGGGCGAGGCAGCCGCGAAGCCCTACCGGGAGTTCCTCGAATCGGGTTCACACGGCTATCCGATCGATCTCCTCCGGGAGGCCGGCGTCGACATGACGACCGCCGACCCGATCGAATCGGCGCTCGCAGCCTACGACGCTTCGCTCGCCGAGTTCGAGCGTCTCGCCTGA
- a CDS encoding M28 family metallopeptidase, with the protein MDDADRALGRAWRDGYPWEFLTRLCEIDDRLGGHSGEREAADLVAAGLERAGAEPSIETFGMQRWTRGRTEFGVSVPAANDLGGDEPVERSFEAFALPYSPGGDVHAPLVDVGHGTPDEIDAADVAGSVALASTDSPAGERRVHRMEKLGHAAAAGAAAFVFHNHRPGQLPPTGALRFDHAAAIPGIGVSHETGEWLTEYADRGADAAISVEATTERGESRNVVGRLGPDTDEEIVLLAHYDAHDVAEGALDNGCGITVAVAAAGILADLDLDCGVRVAGVSCEELGLMGSAALAESLDLDRVRAVVNVDGAGRYRDLHAITHTSDGVASVAERVSDDTGQPISVSDRPHPYSDHWPFLREGVPALQLHSHRADESGRWERGWTHTRADTRDKVDVRNLREHAMLAALLVHEITTTDPGSVDTDALRERLREDGAEPGMRAAGVWPDDWA; encoded by the coding sequence ATGGACGACGCCGACCGCGCGCTGGGCCGCGCGTGGCGCGACGGGTATCCCTGGGAGTTCCTCACTCGACTGTGCGAGATCGACGACCGCCTCGGCGGCCACTCGGGCGAGCGCGAGGCCGCCGACCTCGTCGCCGCGGGTCTCGAACGCGCCGGAGCCGAGCCTTCGATCGAGACGTTCGGGATGCAGCGCTGGACGCGCGGCCGGACCGAGTTCGGTGTCAGCGTCCCCGCGGCGAACGATCTCGGTGGGGACGAACCGGTCGAGCGATCGTTCGAGGCGTTCGCGCTGCCGTACTCGCCGGGCGGCGACGTCCACGCACCCCTCGTCGACGTGGGTCACGGCACGCCCGACGAGATCGACGCCGCCGACGTCGCCGGGAGCGTGGCGCTCGCGAGCACCGACTCGCCGGCGGGCGAACGACGGGTCCACCGGATGGAGAAGCTCGGCCACGCCGCGGCCGCCGGCGCGGCGGCGTTCGTCTTCCACAACCACCGCCCTGGCCAGCTCCCGCCCACCGGAGCGCTCCGGTTCGATCACGCGGCCGCGATCCCCGGGATCGGCGTGAGCCACGAAACAGGTGAATGGCTCACGGAGTACGCCGACCGCGGCGCGGACGCAGCCATCTCCGTGGAGGCGACGACCGAGCGAGGCGAGAGCCGGAACGTCGTCGGCCGTCTGGGGCCCGACACCGACGAGGAGATCGTCCTGCTCGCTCACTACGACGCCCACGACGTCGCGGAGGGTGCGCTCGACAACGGCTGTGGGATCACGGTCGCGGTCGCCGCCGCCGGGATCCTCGCGGATCTCGATCTCGACTGCGGGGTTCGGGTGGCGGGGGTGAGCTGCGAAGAGCTCGGCCTGATGGGCAGTGCGGCGCTCGCGGAATCGCTCGATCTCGATCGCGTGCGGGCGGTCGTCAACGTCGACGGGGCCGGACGGTACCGCGATCTCCACGCGATCACCCATACCTCGGATGGGGTGGCGAGCGTGGCCGAGCGCGTGAGTGACGACACCGGGCAGCCGATCTCGGTGAGCGACCGTCCCCATCCCTACAGCGACCACTGGCCGTTCCTCCGCGAGGGGGTACCGGCGCTTCAGCTCCACAGTCACCGCGCGGACGAAAGCGGCCGCTGGGAGCGCGGCTGGACGCACACCCGAGCTGACACTCGCGACAAAGTCGACGTCCGGAACCTCCGCGAGCACGCGATGCTCGCCGCCCTCCTCGTCCACGAGATCACGACTACCGATCCCGGTTCCGTCGACACCGACGCCCTCCGCGAGCGACTCCGCGAGGACGGTGCGGAGCCGGGGATGCGCGCGGCGGGCGTCTGGCCCGACGACTGGGCGTGA
- a CDS encoding DUF5811 family protein, whose amino-acid sequence MNGNTPYAGRPDAIGAGQRADADVPDLSADERRELRAGLDTVAARTREFLPDEYVVGAQIVAGSDGPEGTIAVQPPVGPAVSAGFTPDAEELVDGIPDEDRDEVAHQLAATAALQVKQAVEDAIAPVAQ is encoded by the coding sequence ATGAACGGAAACACGCCCTACGCGGGCCGGCCGGACGCGATCGGCGCGGGCCAGCGCGCGGACGCCGACGTCCCCGATCTCTCGGCCGACGAGCGTCGCGAGCTCCGCGCCGGACTCGATACGGTTGCGGCCCGGACCCGCGAGTTCCTCCCCGACGAGTACGTCGTCGGCGCACAGATCGTCGCCGGCTCCGACGGTCCCGAAGGAACGATCGCGGTCCAGCCGCCCGTCGGCCCGGCCGTGAGCGCGGGCTTCACGCCCGACGCCGAGGAGCTCGTCGACGGCATCCCCGACGAAGATCGCGACGAAGTCGCCCACCAGCTCGCCGCGACCGCCGCGCTCCAAGTCAAACAGGCCGTCGAGGACGCGATCGCGCCGGTTGCCCAGTAA
- a CDS encoding ABC transporter ATP-binding protein, giving the protein MLTINGVKKSYGAFELGPIDLAVDAEVLSVLGPSGCGKTTLLSAVAGVVEPDAGTVTLNGADLAGRPPEERGTVLVFQDGALFPHMTARENVAYAAASAGNVEELAARLEVADVLDQRAATLSGGERQRVALARSLAADPDALLLDEPLANLDAPIKRRLRDELRPLLASLSIPVLYVTHDQHEATAIGDRLAVMAEGRIQQCDTPGEVFARPATPFVASFTGSTNLFRVRVAEADGSPVLEWGGLELGAPDHGCEIGETVQFCIRPEYVTVVESGVRERRNTLFGRVRRVVFEGDGYLVDVAPEGVDDVIRVTLSSPVYDRLELADGERVRLSLPSDAIHVIGAGE; this is encoded by the coding sequence ATGCTCACGATCAACGGGGTGAAGAAGTCCTACGGCGCGTTCGAGCTCGGACCGATCGATCTCGCGGTCGACGCGGAGGTGCTCTCGGTGCTCGGCCCGTCGGGGTGTGGAAAGACGACGCTCCTCTCGGCGGTCGCGGGAGTCGTCGAGCCCGACGCCGGAACGGTCACGCTGAACGGCGCGGATCTCGCGGGTCGCCCGCCAGAGGAGCGCGGAACGGTGCTCGTCTTTCAGGACGGCGCGCTCTTCCCGCACATGACCGCCCGGGAGAACGTCGCGTACGCCGCGGCGTCGGCGGGGAACGTCGAGGAGCTCGCCGCCAGGCTCGAGGTCGCCGACGTGCTCGACCAGCGGGCGGCGACGCTGTCGGGCGGCGAGCGCCAGCGCGTCGCGCTCGCGCGCTCGCTCGCCGCCGACCCCGACGCACTGCTGCTCGACGAGCCGCTCGCCAACCTCGACGCGCCGATCAAGCGCCGGCTCCGGGACGAGCTTCGGCCCCTCCTCGCGTCGCTCTCGATCCCGGTGCTCTACGTCACCCACGACCAGCACGAGGCCACGGCGATCGGCGACCGGCTCGCCGTGATGGCCGAGGGGAGGATCCAGCAGTGCGACACGCCAGGCGAGGTGTTCGCCCGCCCCGCGACGCCGTTCGTCGCGTCGTTCACCGGGAGCACGAACCTGTTTCGGGTACGGGTCGCCGAGGCGGACGGCAGCCCCGTCCTCGAATGGGGCGGCCTCGAACTCGGCGCTCCCGATCACGGGTGCGAGATCGGCGAAACGGTCCAGTTCTGTATCCGGCCGGAGTACGTCACTGTCGTCGAGAGCGGTGTGCGGGAACGACGGAACACGCTCTTCGGACGGGTTCGACGCGTGGTGTTCGAGGGCGACGGCTATCTCGTCGACGTCGCTCCCGAGGGTGTCGACGACGTGATTCGGGTCACGCTGTCGTCGCCCGTCTACGATCGCCTGGAACTGGCTGACGGCGAACGGGTCCGACTCTCCCTGCCGAGCGACGCGATCCACGTCATCGGCGCAGGCGAGTAG
- the truA gene encoding tRNA pseudouridine(38-40) synthase TruA — protein sequence MADDGRELRAFRVAYDGQPYHGFQRQPDVPTVEDALFDALRELDVLDATGDKPHGYAAAGRTDRGVSAVAQTIALAAPEWLAPAALNGELPASIRAWAAADAPAGFHATHDATARTYTYHLHAPAVDIDRAREALSMLAGEHDFHNLTPDEGGTVRTLVPAVESDGEFLVLTLRAGGFSRQLVRRIVALVENIATGVAPLSKIDRVLSPASLSGPEGVGPAPAAPLVLTEVAYPDLDFRVDTEAAASAREVFEQRRIAAVTAGRVAGSVRDGIGD from the coding sequence ATGGCCGACGACGGTCGAGAGCTGCGCGCGTTCCGGGTGGCCTACGACGGCCAGCCGTATCACGGCTTCCAGCGCCAGCCCGACGTTCCGACCGTCGAGGACGCCCTGTTCGATGCGCTTCGTGAGCTGGACGTGCTCGATGCGACCGGCGACAAGCCGCACGGCTACGCCGCCGCGGGCCGGACCGATCGTGGGGTGTCGGCGGTCGCCCAAACCATTGCGCTCGCGGCCCCAGAGTGGCTGGCACCGGCGGCGCTGAACGGCGAGCTCCCGGCGTCGATCCGGGCGTGGGCGGCCGCAGACGCACCAGCGGGGTTTCACGCCACCCATGACGCCACGGCCCGCACCTACACCTACCACCTCCACGCGCCCGCTGTCGACATCGACCGCGCGCGCGAGGCGCTGTCGATGCTCGCCGGCGAGCACGACTTTCACAACCTCACGCCGGACGAGGGTGGAACTGTTCGCACGCTCGTTCCGGCGGTCGAATCGGATGGGGAGTTCCTCGTTCTCACGCTCCGGGCGGGCGGCTTCTCGCGCCAGCTCGTCCGCCGGATCGTCGCGCTCGTCGAGAATATCGCGACTGGTGTGGCACCCCTCTCGAAGATCGATCGGGTGCTCTCGCCTGCATCGCTTTCGGGTCCCGAGGGTGTGGGTCCCGCGCCCGCCGCGCCGCTCGTGCTGACCGAGGTCGCCTATCCTGACCTCGATTTCCGCGTCGACACCGAGGCCGCCGCGAGCGCACGCGAAGTCTTCGAGCAGCGCCGGATCGCAGCCGTGACGGCCGGACGGGTCGCGGGCTCGGTGCGAGACGGCATTGGGGACTGA
- a CDS encoding TMEM165/GDT1 family protein yields MTGWLEIAVIAFVAQLAVLPGEKVQYIIAGLSTQFRPWLVVSAAGLAFAGWTALEILVGRTLQTALSPTVLNVLTGCLFLLFAVLLYRSIPDADSPEGVARRTDGGVAAIAPSIDAPTVFGHDLSESLGGFVPIFLLMAAGEFGDKTQLVTIGLAAQYGATAAIWVGEMVAIIPVSLANAFFFHRFAHRIDVRKAHLFGVALFAFFALDTFLAVFTGVSIWGSFIETVSAVVGTLL; encoded by the coding sequence GTGACGGGATGGCTGGAGATCGCGGTGATCGCGTTCGTCGCCCAGTTGGCGGTGTTGCCTGGCGAGAAGGTGCAGTACATCATCGCCGGCCTCTCGACGCAGTTCCGGCCGTGGCTCGTCGTGAGCGCCGCCGGCCTGGCGTTCGCGGGCTGGACCGCGCTCGAAATCCTCGTCGGGCGGACGCTACAGACCGCGCTTTCCCCGACGGTGCTCAACGTGCTGACGGGGTGTCTGTTCTTGTTGTTCGCCGTGTTGCTGTATCGGTCGATTCCCGACGCGGATAGTCCAGAGGGCGTCGCTCGACGGACCGACGGCGGCGTCGCGGCCATTGCGCCGAGCATCGACGCACCGACGGTGTTCGGGCACGACCTCTCGGAGTCGCTGGGCGGGTTCGTCCCGATCTTCCTGCTGATGGCCGCCGGCGAGTTCGGTGACAAGACCCAGCTCGTGACGATCGGCCTCGCGGCCCAGTACGGCGCGACCGCGGCCATCTGGGTCGGTGAGATGGTCGCGATCATCCCCGTGAGCCTCGCCAACGCCTTCTTCTTCCATCGGTTCGCCCATCGGATCGACGTCCGGAAGGCCCATCTCTTCGGCGTGGCGCTGTTCGCGTTCTTCGCGCTCGATACGTTCCTCGCGGTGTTCACGGGGGTCTCGATCTGGGGGTCGTTCATCGAAACCGTCTCGGCGGTCGTCGGAACGCTTCTCTGA